The genomic segment CAATCCAACCCACTCCATGATTTTATGGTTTTCAGTaggaggcagcagggccacAAAGCCCTCCTGCACCAGGAGcaccctgctgcagagcacagctctcctTCCACCCAGCAGTGCAGCCTGGAGATCAGCACTGCACACCAGGAACTCGGTGTGCAGGGGCTCCAGCTCAGGGATGgcccagcaaagcccaggtTTGTGCCTGCAGGGTCAGCCCTGGGCTGCCAAGtgccctccagccctgctggatggggctcagctcagcctgggcaCACCCAGCACTCCAAACACTGCGTGTTGGGGGAGGATTTGGAGAGGATTTGGCCcaagcagctcccagtgccaagGGCTCAGAGCACACAAAGCTGCACTTCACGGTTCCTTGCACATCCTGCCCCACCTATGCAATTATCACACCAGAACCCAACAAAAGTGCTCCAAAATCTCCTGttggagctgccagcaggacagcagcaggctgggctaGAGCCTGAGTGCTCGTTTTTATGGAATTCCCTCCCTACTGCTCCAAAAACTCCTCCAAGAGGGGCCCCTCCAGCACTCCAGGCTCCCTCCTGCCTTTGAAactgctccaggctgtgctctcAGAATGTAACAACAGCTCACTCCTCCTAAAGGTATTCGGGGTTGAGATAAGAGGGGAGTGCCCAGAACTCtccaagaaaattaaatatttttcaccaGACCCTTTTGAAAGTTATGATCCCATTCCAAGACTTAGTGTCTTGTCCTTTGGAAAAACTCGAATGGATTTCTAATGTCTGCCTgcatccccagggctgtgccaggaatCCTTCTAGGCTACTTAATTTTATTCTTATCCTCATTCCACCACCCAATTTCACTCCAAACAAGATTCATTACATCAATCTAAAGGTGTTTTTGCATGATTTGGTGGGGGAGCAGTTAGAACGAAGCTGAGGAGAAGAACCCAGCatagaaatatgtaaataaagaCAGAGAGATTCAGAAAAATTTGGATTAAGACAATGTGTGAAGGGCTGTGCCCTCTTAATGCCATGGAGGAACCAATAAAACCAGTAAAACCCAGGATGGACTAAGGCTGGATGAGCCGCAGACACATTTAGGTGTGGTTTTCACATGAAGATCTGCAGGAAGATCTCCCTGCAGTggggaaaacagcagcaaagtcATAAAAAAGCCCCAAAGGCATCCAAAAATACCTCAGGGATGAGCTGTTCGAAATGGATCTAAACCCCCAAACTCGAGGTTGTGTGAGCAGAGGATGGGATAAACTTGGAGAATTCCAGTCCAAGGGGTGATTCCTTGGTCAGCACTGCAGGTTTTTTCTCGGAagacaaaggcagcaggatCAGAAGGGCTCAGCCATTCCCAGCCTCTGCCTCCCACACCATCccagcagggacactgctgtTCCCACAGGAGCTCCTTCACCCCGTGACCCCAGGGGGAAAAGGGACAcagagcctgggctgcccagctgTCCCTGACAGGCACCACGGAATCCTGcaattgtttaggttggaaaagccctccaagatcaGCCAGTCCAAGCACggccccagcaccaccagcacgtcctgagtgccacatccacgtggCTTAtgagggatggggactccaccactgccaggACAGTTTTATCAATGCTTTCTGTGATGCATTTTCCAcaaatatccaacctaaacctccctcagaacaacttgaggctgtttcctctcatcTCATCCCTcattccctgggaattcccctcctgtcaggagctgtgcagagccacaaggtccccctgagcctccttttctccaggctgagcccctttccagctccctcaggattctccagccccttcccagctccaaacccttccctggaCTGGCCTCAGcctctccccttctccatcACCCATTTTCTCCGGGATAACGGGACCAGgacagggctctgtgctgccaccCAAAGATGTGTCACTGTCACACCAGTGCCACTCCCACGCAGAGACCTGAatccagctcagcctggcaaTGCTGGGGGCTCAGGcagaagggaaaacaggagctgggagccaCTGGGAAggcaaggggagaaaaaaggggagAGGATCCTGGAGTGTCTCAAGAGAAGAATCTCTGGGAAGTGGAGAACAACCCCAGATGCAAGGAAACATCAGATCCAGGAAAGCACAGAATGCTGATCCTGAACAACcacaaatattaattttattgctCTGACACTCTGTGGAGATGGAATCCCCTaggagctggcagctccctcctctcctctaAAATCCCAGCCCCACATGGTGTCACACACATGGGAGGGGACAGGTCAGCAAGGAGATTGTCCCTGAATCCACAGAGCCATTTCCACGTGCTGtaaatccctgcagctccaggcgTGCAGGGAAGCACATGGTGGCTCCCAGACAAGATCACAGCAGGCACTCGAGACTACAAGGGAACCATTCATCTCCAGGATCCCACATCCTGCCCCAAAAAAGCTCCAAGTTTTATTATTCCAGCTCTGGAAAACATCTGACAACTTTTGATGTCACCCTTGAGAAGGGAGGGAGATCAAAGGAACAAGTGAGATTTCAAGGAAAGCTATTAATCCACCAAGCTTAAAAAAAACATCAGGAACAACTTAGGACAGTGACCCACATTTCCTGTAGTGTCAGCAGGGCAAGACTCCACTGGGAGTCCCCACCCTGGGGGATGGGCAGGGGTGGGATAACAAATTATTTGTGCACTTCTTTGTGtcatttttccccaaaacatttaaataacCTGAGCCTtttctgcctgttgcctctCTCCAGGGACACAGAGAGACCACAGAACTGGAAAGAGggggagaaacagagaaagggCTTTGGAAAAGTAATTAAAAGTGGGACTGTGAAAGGGCTGACGGAAGAGTTTATTTATTGAAGTCTTGAAATGggttgtggctgcccctggacgGGTCCCAGGCtaggctggacagggtttgaAGCAACCTGggaccatggcaggggtgggatttaaggtcccttccaacccaaaccctctgggattctgtgaatcCTCATCCCTGAATAAACCTCACTAAAAGCTCCTGGTTTGGGTTCAAGCCTcacctgtgttttattttatccCATCCTGCTCCAAGCCAGAGGTCAAACAGTGCCTGGAAAACGTCTCTGATCTGGTGCCGTTTTCACAGGGACAGAAACTGCTCTGGAGCCTCGGAACGCTCCctgtgcaaacacagccagGGATTTTCCCCGGAGCGTGAGATAAACACAActcccacagctctggctgggtcAGGATATccctggagccagcagggcACGGAGCCCACATCAAAGAAAGGTGTGAgggcaggagaaaggaggaaaacaggTCACTGGCAGGAATCACAGGAATTCAGGACACTGAAGCAACGCCTGTAGAGCCTCACAAAGACCAGAAGAAACAAGAATCATCTTTTTCTCACTCTAAGAATATTTTTGAGGGCTGTGTGTTGTACCACAAAACCAGCTTGAAGGCAGCTTGacaacagaagcagaaaacctAAGAATTAGTATGAAATCTGCAGAGATTCCTGTTTTGCTACAGCATCTGCCCCAAACTGAGGCACCTTCTCAGCCCACACCTGGCTACTCATACCCAGCCTGCTGGAGTAACTCAGTTGTAACTACAGAGCAAACACCCACCccccatttccttttccaggcCAGCCAGAGGTCACCTCGtacctttttcctcttttttgaaGACTCCTCAGCCTGGCTGATCTTTTTATCCCCTTcacaccctgctgctgccccctcctcctcctcctcctctggaaTGAGGCTGTATTTGGTTCCTCCAGGCTGCATGAAACACTCCTTGGCAAAGTGacctggaaaaaataaaggtgTTTGAAGCAACAACCCagccccttttcctttctttttattccttttttaacaAATGCATTTCACACACCCCAAGTGCTGCCAAGGCTCTTTTGATAATCAGTCACAAGGAGACAATCTACACTGGACATTTTTTATCCTGAAATTTCAGCTGGTTGAACATGTCCTGATTGAACAGGACAGGGAACAAACACAACCCAGGTCATTCTGGAGGGATTAGttaggcaaaaaataaaatatccttgTCTCAACAAGTAAAAATCTGTCTCTGCAGGAGCTTAATCAGCCCAGAAAAGAGTGGGGGAAAGGTGAATTGGTGTGACAGGCACCTGGAAAATGAGCTAAAGCcacaaagagagagaaattcaGCTCTTCTGGTTCTGTCCTTTCTACTCTGGAGACATCAAAGCTGACCTACTAAAAGCTGCAGTGGAAATTTGGACAGCTGCACCTGCTGTTAGGAGGAGACACCATTATTAAAAAGCAGATTAGAAATAGGCATAATCTGGTTTTTGTGGTTCTTTAATATAGCGTTTTATATATTATAGTTCTTTAAATAGtaataattctttaaaatagtattttaaggATACTTCTCTACCACTACAGAGCCCACACTCATCATTAACCTCCTCCAGAACAGCACGAGCCCCATGAACCATTTCCTCTAAATAACACAAGTAGGGCACAGCAAAAACTCCTGCACAAAAAACGACTCTGTGCCTCAGCAACCTGAATAATCCACTGAAAGGCACCACAAAATCCTCCTCACACTGCTGAAGCAGGCAGGACATCAACTCAGCAGGTCACAGACTTGGTGTTAGCTCTAAGACACAGCTCCAGTGTCCCACcggctgagctgcagcttccaCTGCTGGTTGTTCAGGCGGGATCACCTGGTGAAGGTTTGTTTGCTTctcaaaaaccaaaaccagagtaAGACCTCAGGTATGAGGAACCAAACAGTGCAGGAAGGGGACCTGTCCTGACCTGTGCCCTGCAGATTGTGGGGGCTGAGGGTCCTCTGGagctcacctggagcaggtgacacagggacacaccCAGGGGTTGGCACAGCTCCAGAGAGGGACACTGCTGTCCTTCCTGTCCCACTGCCTCTCCCCAGGGACAGAAGTTCCTCCTCACAGTGAGGGGGAGCTCAGTGTGTTCAGTTTCTGGCCATCACtcctgtccctgagcagggTCTGGCAGCATCCTCTGACACCCCTTGGGGCTATTTGTGTGGATTGATGGGATCCCCTCTCAGTGTTTTCTCCTCCACAACaaccaggcccagctccctcagcctctcctcatctCTCCATCCTTCATCCTCTTTGCAGCCTCCACTGGCGCCTCACCAGCAGCCCAAAGAGGTGTGATTTTAAGGAAAAAGCTTGTTTCTTTAAAGAACTTGCTTaaaatcttttgtttttgtAGCAAGTGATAAAAAAGCCTCCTCTTGTTGGAGTCCAtatttccatggatcctccgcagagagtgagaagtgcagggattgaattaaagcctttagaaaaattagaatatataaagccacacatACATCAAGTAGAAATCTAAGCTTCAGctttaagcttcacatgccctaagtgcctaagtgttagtgtagaagtacagagcttcaggcctagtgatagagtttagacataacaaaaatagggtagagtactgtttatgatttttagtatgaattttgcgcaaataagataaagttcCTCACGTATGCTAAGACAGAATCTTTAtgcacaataagatagaactttCATGCTAGTAAGACagagtttttgcactgatagatatGCTGTACGCATAGTTTTTGATATTGCTTTTCATActttttcgtagttttacgaacttagaaaattgcacctagattgggtagtgtgtagataaagatatgaatatgcatttgtaacttacagataaaaagcctctgggttggaagtgaaggtatcgattgatcaatccgatctatcgatctaccctccaccttctgcagcctggggaaggagccccgccagggagctgaatgggattctaaaggtgCCATCTATTGTAGCCTTTGTCGCTTGGATCAGGGCCCCAGGGTTCCCTTTCCCCTGCGGCGCTTGTCCTGGAACTCTGTTCAGAGCTGccggggactctgtgtgggttcGGGACCTCGGGATCCCTTTCTGCTATCGTGACCCTGTGGCCGGGAATCCTGTTTGGGGTCAGGAGTTGAAGGTTGTTTTATCCTAAGGCTGTGATGTTAAATTCTATGTTTTGATTATTGGTCTACTGGAATTTTGCTTGCTAAGACTTTATACTCATAACCGACTGTGAGACTGCAAGACCACTCATTTAGGACTCTCACACCTTCAGATACAGgctttcatgtaataaacaactttgtgtaagaccttaaaatgttcttggaccttTAAGACCTATTAACCTGTAGAAACAGCCTTGGcaaagaaagaagaacaaaCATGGAACCAAAATTCAGTCCTTACATCCAGGTGTAACCATGCCAGCAGCCCGCCCAGAGCAGTTGTGCTGCCCCAtcgctggcagtgcccaaggccaggctggacagggctgggagcagcctgggatagtgggaggtgtccctgaggATTGGAACcaggtgggatttaaggtcccttccaacccaacccgTTCTGGGATCTAACCATGAGACACACATGGCTGCAAGCCCACCAAGGGTCGCTGCCTGGTGGGACAAAGCTGTGAGGAAGCAGCCCAGACCCACCTTTGCAGCCACATTTCTTGCACACCGTGTTCAGCACAGCCTCCAGGGTGATCTTCTGGCTCGCGTAGTCCCTGAAGGTGCGTTTCTTCCGCTCATCCTGACTGGGAGGACAA from the Prinia subflava isolate CZ2003 ecotype Zambia chromosome 24, Cam_Psub_1.2, whole genome shotgun sequence genome contains:
- the ZCCHC17 gene encoding zinc finger CCHC domain-containing protein 17 isoform X4, producing MEPLPELYSIFQGEVAAVTDYGAFIKIPGCRKQGLVHRTHMSSCRVDKPSEIVDVGDKVWVKLIGKEMKDDKLKLSLSMKVVHQGTGKDLDPNNVSLDQDERKKRTFRDYASQKITLEAVLNTVCKKCGCKGHFAKECFMQPGGTKYSLIPEEEEEEGAAAGCEGDKKISQAEESSKKRKKGAFRGSRAVSVPVKTAPDQRRFPGTV